A single window of Candidatus Margulisiibacteriota bacterium DNA harbors:
- a CDS encoding helix-turn-helix domain-containing protein → MDKSNLEKELKILISSKLKQIRKQSGNTIEQMAEEIGIEYTNFWNLYSGVNLPRLSTLFQLSKTYNFPIGYWFEGLEKLTVKEKAAARQKTKLANLLNVYQKLDENTQDVVLNILKSHARRRKHTIK, encoded by the coding sequence ATGGACAAGTCTAATCTGGAAAAAGAATTAAAAATCCTGATCAGCAGCAAGCTCAAACAAATCCGTAAACAAAGCGGCAACACGATCGAGCAGATGGCAGAAGAGATCGGCATCGAATACACTAATTTTTGGAATCTTTACAGCGGTGTCAATCTGCCACGGCTGAGCACTTTGTTTCAGTTGAGCAAAACCTACAATTTTCCCATCGGCTACTGGTTTGAGGGCCTAGAAAAATTGACGGTCAAAGAAAAAGCCGCGGCGCGGCAAAAGACCAAACTGGCCAATTTGCTGAATGTTTATCAAAAACTGGACGAGAATACGCAGGACGTGGTGCTAAACATTCTTAAAAGCCACGCGCGCCGACGCAAACACACTATCAAATAA
- the rpmA gene encoding 50S ribosomal protein L27, with protein MAHKTGKGSSRNGRDSNAQYWGVKIYGGQKVRSGNIIVRQKGTKFLPGQNVGLGHNFTLFATIDGVVKFERHNREKQKVSVYPA; from the coding sequence ATGGCGCATAAAACAGGCAAGGGCAGTTCCCGCAACGGACGTGACAGCAACGCGCAGTATTGGGGTGTCAAAATTTACGGCGGACAAAAAGTGCGCTCCGGCAATATTATCGTGCGGCAGAAAGGGACGAAATTTTTGCCCGGGCAAAACGTCGGCCTGGGACACAATTTTACGCTTTTTGCCACGATCGACGGCGTGGTCAAATTTGAGCGCCACAACCGCGAAAAACAAAAAGTCTCGGTCTATCCGGCCTAA
- the rplU gene encoding 50S ribosomal protein L21 gives MYAVIETGGKQYKVAEGDVFPVEKLAAEKAAVVVFDRVLLVADGDAVQIGQPYLSGVSVQAAVVEQTKGEKVIIQKFRPKTGYNRKNGHRQNYTVVRIEKINR, from the coding sequence ATGTACGCGGTTATCGAAACGGGCGGTAAACAATACAAAGTGGCGGAGGGCGATGTTTTTCCGGTGGAAAAATTAGCCGCGGAAAAAGCCGCCGTTGTGGTTTTTGACCGGGTTTTACTCGTGGCGGACGGAGACGCGGTGCAGATCGGCCAGCCGTATCTCAGCGGCGTGTCGGTGCAGGCCGCGGTGGTCGAGCAGACCAAGGGCGAAAAAGTCATTATCCAAAAATTCCGGCCGAAAACTGGTTACAACCGCAAGAATGGCCACCGGCAAAATTATACGGTTGTGCGGATCGAGAAAATCAACAGGTAA